From a single Silene latifolia isolate original U9 population chromosome 6, ASM4854445v1, whole genome shotgun sequence genomic region:
- the LOC141588182 gene encoding protein FAR1-RELATED SEQUENCE 5-like: MGQQQPQCVITDQCPGIKKACPNVFKHSVHKYCMWHIMQKMLEKVGRAICNDTEFMTDINVVVWDVDLEPEEFEQNWETVIEAHGMQSNRWLKYVFSLKQKWIPAYFRDLPLGCLLRTTQRSKSSNSYFKRFESHFGTLVEFWMRYNSAIEQQRHSQRRLDAANEHSMLEKVGPMKAEMHASLVYTHPIFADFQNEVKHAIYSMGVENLTTVGTVEYHDVRDGLKHRNFRLEFNTKTNESKCACKLFERHGIVCRHILWVWNGRQVIEDIDEADIKKAEMSKEIEALLGITASNDIDLRPPNKAKNKGSGKRLRSSKEKATSKPQKRKRRCGNCKKWVNHNSRTCNLPFAESPPSDDDDEEES, from the exons ATGGGGCAGCAGCAACCTCAGTGTGTAATTACAGACCAGTGCCCTGGAATTAAAAAGGCGTGTCCAAATGTCTTCAAGCATTCTGTGCACAAgtactgcatgtggcatatcatgcagaAAATGCTAGAGAAGGTGGGAAGGGCAATCTGCAATGACACGGAATTTATGACCGACATAAATGTCGTTGTGTGGGATGTCGACCTCGAGCCAGAAGAATTTGAACAGAACTGGGAAACTGTTATTGAAGCCCATGGTATGCAAAGCAACCGGTGGTTGAAGTATGtattttcattaaaacaaaagtGGATACCGGCTTACTTTCGGGATCTGCCTCTAGGTTGTTTGCTGCGGACAACCCAGAGATCCAAAAGTTCAAACAGCTATTTCAAGCGCTTTGAAAGCCACTTTGGAACCCTTGTCGAGTTCTGGATGAGGTACAATTCCGCAATAGAACAGCAAAGGCATTCACAAAGGAGGTTGGACGCTGCCAACGAGCATAGTATGCTCGAGAAAGTAGGGCCGATGAAGGCAGAGATGCATGCCTCACTTGTCTACACACATCCTATCTTTGCAGACTTTCAGAACGAAGTCAAACATGCGATATACAGCATGGGGGTCGAGAATTTGACAACAGTAGGGACAGTGGAGTACCATGACGTTCGTGATGGACTGAAGCACAGAAACTTCCGACTGGAATTTAACACCAAAACTAACGAGAGCAAATGTGCATGTAAGCTGTTTGAGAGGCATGGCATTGTCTGTCGGCATATACTAtgggtgtggaatggtaggcAG gtgATAGAAGACATTGATGAAGCTGACATCAAGAAAGCtgagatgtcaaag GAAATCGAGGCTCTTCTTGGCATCACAGCTTCAAATGATATTGACCTTCGACCGccaaacaaggccaagaataagggCAGTGGTAAAAGATTGAGGTCGTCGAAAGAAAAGGCCACGAGCAAGCCACAAAAGAGGAAGCGAAGATGCGGTAACTGCAAGAAGTGGGTGAACCACAACAGTAGAACTTGTAATCTTCCATTTGCTGAAAGTCCCCCttctgatgacgatgatgaagaagaatcatAA